In one window of Bizionia sp. M204 DNA:
- a CDS encoding M14 family metallopeptidase, with the protein MIRISQLLVICLTFSFLQAQSKKDDFITVFEASNGTETATYYQTIQYYSDLANAFPQIQLQAIGKTDSGEPLHIVTFNVDAKFSFETIRENKRVLLINNGIHPGESDGIDATMMLFRDMAQGKIPAPKNTVVVTIPIYNVGGSLNRNSGTRANQNGPKAYGFRGNAQNFDLNRDFIKNDTENAKTFAQIFHLVKPDVFIDNHVSNGADYQYVLTHLFTQHNKLGGELGSFLQNTIMPALEADLQKKDWDITPYVNVFNQVPEIGFSQFMDYPRYSTGYTALWNVIGMMVETHMLKPYKPRVEGTYELMRSMIAIIEKEGDHISKLRQAAFEAFKNQKMYPLDWEVDTTKSTTLNFKGFEGNTITSEVTGKERLKYDRNKPFEKPVAYQNYFKPTVEVAVPKAYIIPQGWHRVIDLLKLNGVQMNRFEKDTTLAVESYKIADFETRKSPYEGHYQHYKTSVTASENNLLFRKGDYWISTNQNAVRYLVETLEPQAPDSFFNWNFFDTILQKKEGFSPYVFEDTASELLASNSELKAEFEAKKQAEPEFSNNWYAQLNWLYERSNNYEPAYLQYPVYRVK; encoded by the coding sequence ATGATTCGTATTAGTCAACTGTTAGTCATTTGTTTGACTTTCAGTTTTTTACAGGCGCAAAGCAAAAAAGATGATTTTATAACGGTTTTTGAGGCAAGCAACGGAACGGAAACGGCTACATATTATCAAACCATTCAATATTATTCGGATTTGGCAAATGCCTTTCCTCAAATTCAACTGCAAGCTATTGGAAAAACAGATTCTGGTGAGCCTTTGCATATTGTGACTTTTAATGTCGATGCTAAATTTAGTTTCGAAACCATTCGTGAAAATAAACGTGTATTATTAATCAATAATGGTATTCATCCTGGTGAAAGCGATGGTATAGACGCGACGATGATGTTATTTCGTGATATGGCTCAAGGAAAAATTCCAGCACCAAAGAATACCGTTGTAGTTACCATTCCTATTTATAATGTTGGCGGAAGTTTAAATAGAAATTCAGGAACGCGTGCCAATCAAAATGGTCCTAAAGCATACGGCTTTCGTGGCAATGCGCAGAATTTTGATTTGAACCGTGATTTTATAAAAAACGATACCGAGAATGCTAAAACCTTCGCTCAAATTTTTCATTTGGTAAAGCCGGATGTTTTTATAGATAATCATGTAAGTAATGGCGCGGATTATCAATATGTGCTAACTCATTTGTTTACCCAACATAATAAGTTAGGCGGTGAATTGGGGAGTTTTTTACAAAACACCATCATGCCCGCACTGGAAGCGGATTTACAAAAGAAAGATTGGGATATTACACCTTATGTGAATGTTTTTAATCAAGTTCCGGAAATTGGTTTTAGTCAATTTATGGATTATCCACGCTATTCAACGGGATACACCGCACTGTGGAATGTTATTGGAATGATGGTTGAAACACATATGTTAAAACCATACAAACCACGTGTGGAAGGAACCTATGAACTGATGCGAAGTATGATTGCTATTATTGAAAAAGAAGGCGATCATATATCGAAATTGCGCCAAGCTGCATTTGAAGCTTTTAAGAATCAGAAAATGTATCCGTTAGATTGGGAAGTAGATACCACAAAATCTACCACCTTAAACTTTAAAGGTTTTGAAGGAAATACTATAACAAGTGAGGTAACAGGAAAGGAGCGCTTAAAATACGATAGAAACAAACCTTTTGAAAAACCGGTTGCTTATCAGAATTATTTTAAACCAACGGTTGAAGTTGCCGTTCCAAAAGCCTACATCATTCCACAAGGTTGGCACAGAGTAATTGATTTATTAAAACTGAATGGTGTTCAAATGAATCGTTTTGAAAAAGATACCACACTAGCTGTAGAATCCTACAAAATAGCCGATTTTGAAACACGTAAAAGTCCGTATGAAGGCCATTATCAGCATTATAAGACATCTGTTACAGCATCTGAAAATAACCTCTTATTCAGAAAAGGTGATTATTGGATTTCTACCAATCAAAACGCCGTACGTTATCTCGTAGAAACATTAGAACCTCAAGCACCAGATTCCTTTTTTAATTGGAATTTCTTCGATACCATTTTACAGAAGAAGGAAGGTTTTTCGCCTTATGTATTTGAAGATACGGCTTCAGAATTATTGGCGTCTAATTCAGAATTAAAAGCAGAATTTGAAGCTAAAAAACAAGCTGAACCAGAATTTTCTAATAATTGGTATGCGCAATTAAATTGGTTATATGAACGCTCCAACAATTATGAGCCAGCGTATTTGCAATATCCTGTTTATCGCGTGAAATAA
- a CDS encoding SulP family inorganic anion transporter, protein MTQFFRKFTTNPKNDILSGITVSLAMIPEVVAFAFVAQIDPLMALSGAFIIGLIAAIFGGRPGLISGAAGAVAVIFVTMIADGHTKGLLFDQPVDNMGFFYLMACVILMGIIQILAGVFKLGRFVRLIPHSVMLGFVNGLAIVIFWAQVKMFTHKSLVVSTDGVKEYVSTYMEGAELYLMLGLVFLTMTIMTILPKITKKIPAALTAILVTTFIAIGFNLDVSTVGSYIIEGGGTGLKGEFPTPNLELWQNLPINWDTLNFILPYAFLAASVGLIESLMTMNLVDELTDTRGNGDQECIAQGAGNIMSGLFGGTGGCGMIGQTVININAGGRGRLSGIVMALTLLTFILFTDKLIEQVPIAALVGVMFMMVIETFAWSSFRIIKKIPKSDAFVLIIVSAVTVIFDLAIAVFVGVIISALAFAWENAKRIRARKRMREDGTKVYEIWGPLFFGSITAFNQKFDPKNDPQNVEIDFVESRISDHSALEAIFNLVEKYEAEGKSIKLKHLSEDCKLLMYKASPKFREVIVEAVDDPRYHLAANPEEFPKPLSEYKFK, encoded by the coding sequence ATGACTCAATTTTTTCGAAAATTTACAACAAATCCTAAAAATGATATTTTAAGCGGGATAACCGTTTCATTAGCAATGATTCCAGAAGTGGTAGCATTTGCTTTTGTGGCGCAAATAGACCCACTTATGGCACTTTCTGGTGCGTTTATTATTGGATTAATTGCTGCAATTTTTGGAGGAAGGCCAGGTTTAATTTCTGGCGCTGCTGGTGCTGTTGCTGTAATTTTTGTCACCATGATTGCTGATGGACATACAAAAGGGCTTCTTTTTGATCAGCCTGTAGATAATATGGGTTTTTTCTACTTAATGGCTTGCGTTATTTTAATGGGAATTATTCAAATTTTAGCCGGTGTATTTAAGTTGGGACGTTTTGTGCGTTTAATTCCGCACTCCGTAATGCTGGGTTTTGTAAACGGTTTAGCTATTGTTATTTTTTGGGCTCAAGTAAAAATGTTTACACATAAATCATTAGTAGTTTCTACCGATGGCGTTAAGGAATACGTAAGCACCTATATGGAAGGCGCTGAACTCTATTTAATGTTAGGCTTGGTATTTTTAACCATGACCATCATGACCATTTTACCAAAAATAACTAAAAAAATTCCTGCGGCTTTAACGGCTATATTAGTTACCACATTTATTGCAATCGGATTTAATTTAGATGTTTCAACGGTTGGTTCATACATTATTGAAGGTGGTGGAACAGGCTTAAAAGGTGAATTTCCTACACCTAATTTAGAGCTTTGGCAAAATCTTCCAATTAATTGGGACACGCTAAATTTTATTCTTCCCTATGCGTTTTTAGCCGCTTCCGTTGGTTTAATAGAATCATTAATGACCATGAATTTGGTGGATGAATTAACGGACACCAGAGGTAATGGCGACCAAGAATGTATTGCTCAAGGAGCTGGAAATATTATGTCAGGTCTTTTTGGTGGAACTGGAGGTTGTGGTATGATTGGACAAACGGTAATTAATATTAACGCTGGTGGTCGTGGTCGTCTTTCAGGTATCGTAATGGCTCTAACGCTGTTAACTTTTATACTTTTTACAGATAAATTAATTGAGCAAGTACCAATTGCAGCACTAGTTGGTGTTATGTTTATGATGGTTATTGAAACATTTGCATGGTCTAGTTTTCGCATTATTAAAAAAATTCCAAAATCCGATGCTTTTGTACTCATAATCGTTTCAGCCGTTACAGTTATATTCGATTTAGCCATTGCCGTTTTTGTTGGTGTTATTATTTCGGCATTAGCTTTTGCTTGGGAGAATGCCAAACGTATTCGCGCCAGAAAACGCATGCGTGAGGATGGCACCAAAGTTTACGAAATTTGGGGTCCATTATTTTTCGGAAGTATAACAGCTTTTAATCAAAAATTTGATCCTAAAAATGACCCACAAAATGTTGAAATTGACTTTGTTGAATCGCGAATTAGTGATCATTCTGCTTTAGAAGCTATTTTTAATTTAGTTGAAAAATATGAAGCCGAAGGAAAATCGATTAAATTGAAACACTTAAGCGAAGATTGCAAATTACTCATGTATAAGGCTAGTCCGAAATTCAGGGAAGTTATTGTTGAAGCGGTTGATGACCCGAGATACCATTTAGCAGCAAACCCTGAAGAGTTTCCAAAACCACTTTCAGAATACAAGTTTAAATAA
- the coaD gene encoding pantetheine-phosphate adenylyltransferase — protein sequence MKKAVFPGSFDPLTLGHYDIIKRAIKLFDEVIVAIGVNADKKYMFSLEERMRFIEESFAGEPKVKVVSYEGLTVDFCLKNNVQFILRGLRNPGDFEFEKAIAHTNRDLAPIETVFLLTAANTSYISSSIVRDVIRNQGDYTKLVPISVRVK from the coding sequence ATGAAAAAAGCTGTATTTCCCGGATCTTTTGATCCATTAACTTTAGGTCATTACGATATTATTAAACGCGCTATCAAACTGTTTGATGAGGTTATTGTTGCCATTGGTGTGAATGCGGATAAAAAATACATGTTTTCATTAGAAGAACGCATGCGGTTTATTGAAGAATCATTTGCTGGCGAACCGAAAGTAAAAGTGGTTTCCTATGAAGGTTTAACAGTCGATTTTTGCCTGAAAAACAACGTCCAATTTATACTTCGTGGTTTGCGTAATCCCGGAGATTTCGAATTTGAAAAAGCCATAGCGCATACCAATCGCGATTTAGCACCTATAGAAACCGTATTTTTGTTAACGGCTGCGAATACGTCCTATATTTCATCATCCATTGTGCGCGATGTGATTCGTAATCAAGGCGATTATACCAAATTAGTACCCATTAGTGTTCGGGTAAAATAG